The following are encoded together in the Clostridium sp. BJN0013 genome:
- a CDS encoding SDR family oxidoreductase, with translation MNNEFYLNFPKAVPEQIQNRHPGIESQMNPRPVFEDPNYNGNNRLKDKVALITGGDSGIGRAVAVAFAKEGCNVAIIYYDEHDDAKYTKEIVEKNGRQCLLLPGDISDDNFCSTAVKNTMDKFNKIDILVNNAGVQFTQNSIEDITNEQLERTFKTNIFSMFYLTRAALPYLNPGSSIINTSSITAYSGNETLLDYSCTKGAIVSFTRSMALSLIGRNIRVNAVAPGPVWTSLIPSSFSAEKVGKFGSNSPIKRPAQPVEIAPAYVFLASPESSYVTGEIIHINGGQFIGG, from the coding sequence ATGAATAATGAATTTTACTTAAACTTTCCTAAAGCTGTTCCTGAACAGATACAAAATAGACATCCGGGTATAGAATCTCAAATGAATCCCAGACCTGTATTTGAAGATCCAAATTACAATGGAAACAATAGGTTAAAAGACAAGGTCGCATTAATTACGGGAGGAGACAGCGGTATAGGAAGGGCAGTTGCTGTAGCTTTTGCAAAGGAAGGGTGCAATGTGGCAATAATTTATTATGACGAACATGATGATGCCAAATACACAAAAGAAATTGTTGAAAAAAATGGGAGACAGTGTTTGTTATTACCAGGGGATATTTCAGATGATAATTTTTGCAGTACTGCAGTTAAAAATACCATGGATAAGTTTAATAAGATAGATATATTAGTAAATAATGCTGGAGTACAATTTACCCAAAATAGTATTGAAGATATAACAAATGAACAGCTGGAAAGGACTTTTAAAACTAATATATTTAGTATGTTTTATCTTACCAGGGCTGCATTGCCATATCTTAATCCTGGAAGTTCTATAATTAATACCTCATCTATAACTGCTTATAGTGGTAATGAAACACTTTTAGATTATTCCTGCACAAAAGGTGCCATAGTGTCTTTCACCCGTTCTATGGCTTTATCTTTGATAGGCAGAAATATAAGGGTAAATGCAGTAGCACCGGGACCAGTATGGACTTCTCTTATTCCGTCATCCTTTAGTGCTGAAAAAGTAGGTAAGTTTGGTTCCAATAGTCCTATAAAAAGACCTGCACAGCCAGTGGAAATAGCACCAGCTTATGTATTTCTTGCTTCACCGGAATCTTCTTATGTTACAGGTGAAATTATACATATAAATGGAGGACAATTTATAGGAGGGTAG
- a CDS encoding lytic transglycosylase domain-containing protein → MKSKMKIVVVLLIIMAIFSAKSVVKYYFPLKYSDYIVKYSKEYNLDVYFVIAVIKTESNFKRYVKSNKDAIGLMQITPDTAKWAAEKMNIIDFNEDMLYDPEFNIKMGCWYLNDLKAEFNNDMKLVLAAYNGGRGNVQKWLSNSEHSTDGKNLDYIPFKETDKYIKRVEVNYRIYKFLYKDPLMSNLTIIHY, encoded by the coding sequence TTGAAATCTAAAATGAAAATAGTAGTAGTACTATTAATAATAATGGCAATATTCAGTGCAAAAAGTGTGGTAAAATATTATTTTCCTTTAAAATATTCAGATTATATAGTAAAGTATTCTAAAGAGTATAATCTGGATGTTTATTTTGTAATTGCTGTAATTAAAACAGAGAGTAATTTTAAAAGATATGTAAAATCAAATAAAGATGCCATAGGTCTCATGCAGATAACTCCAGATACAGCTAAATGGGCAGCAGAAAAAATGAATATAATTGATTTTAATGAAGACATGCTATATGATCCGGAATTTAATATTAAAATGGGATGTTGGTACTTAAATGACTTGAAGGCAGAATTTAACAATGATATGAAGCTTGTACTGGCAGCATATAATGGGGGGAGAGGAAATGTACAAAAGTGGTTAAGTAATTCGGAGCATTCAACAGATGGAAAAAATCTTGATTACATACCGTTTAAGGAAACAGATAAATATATTAAAAGGGTTGAGGTAAATTATAGGATTTACAAATTTTTATATAAAGACCCCTTAATGAGTAATTTAACAATTATACATTATTAA
- the coaE gene encoding dephospho-CoA kinase (Dephospho-CoA kinase (CoaE) performs the final step in coenzyme A biosynthesis.), giving the protein MIKIGLTGGIGSGKSTVSNILREQGLAIIDADIIARGVMEKYIVITDRIKSTFGEKFIDDSGKLKRREFGDYIFSNKDKKNIYEDIIMPFIKKEIFEKIDELYKKGDKICVIDGATLIESGFYKYIDIIILVWVNKKTQIFRVKERDQLTKNQIIDRINSQMSLEEKRKYADFVLDNSNTLDETKKQLKEILNKITMKL; this is encoded by the coding sequence ATGATTAAAATAGGACTTACTGGAGGTATAGGAAGTGGAAAGAGTACTGTTTCTAATATATTGCGGGAACAGGGTCTAGCTATAATAGATGCTGATATTATAGCTAGAGGTGTAATGGAAAAATATATTGTAATAACGGATAGAATAAAGTCTACTTTTGGAGAGAAATTTATTGATGATTCGGGAAAGCTAAAAAGAAGAGAATTTGGAGATTATATATTTTCAAATAAGGATAAAAAAAATATATATGAAGATATAATAATGCCTTTTATTAAAAAAGAAATATTTGAAAAAATAGATGAGTTATATAAAAAGGGAGATAAGATCTGTGTAATAGATGGGGCAACTCTTATAGAAAGCGGATTTTATAAATATATAGATATAATTATACTGGTGTGGGTAAATAAAAAAACTCAAATATTTAGAGTAAAAGAGAGAGATCAATTGACAAAAAATCAGATAATTGATAGAATAAATTCTCAAATGTCTTTAGAAGAAAAGAGAAAATATGCTGATTTTGTATTGGATAACTCAAATACCTTAGATGAAACCAAAAAACAGTTAAAAGAAATATTAAATAAGATAACTATGAAATTGTAG
- the polA gene encoding DNA polymerase I, with amino-acid sequence MSQEKLLILDGHSLMNRAFYALPDLTNSEGIHTNAIYGFVNMLLKMKKEIEPSHIVCTFDRSAPTFRHDKYSEYKAGRKRMPPELSEQFPILKQILELLSISIFEIDGFEADDLMGTLSVFAEKKGMEVYIVTGDRDALQLATDSVKIVITKKGITQKEIYDRNSIIDNYGITPTEFIDVKGLMGDASDNIPGVPGIGEKTALKLIKEYKSIENVLQNIDNIKGKKVQENLKNYMKQAVFSKKLATIVTDVPIEMDLQSIESKEQYNAEGLRKLFEKLQFKSLIDKIPKVEEQDKIEVESFQVECDIIDNLNKFHNFIDSLQSNDARDNLLYINFKVINENSYSKNYIDEIFVNIGEKNFEIHIKKIYDENKIKTVETAKMLFENPSLSKVSYDVKVPCSILHKIGIKLLGIEFDIKIAAYLMDPARTNYELPDIIKEYLGIEISKEMEDCFIKETLLFNRLYSILKEKISDSSMDKLLYEVEQPLTFVLASMECEGFKVDKNKLTEMEEKFKIEIDRIQKEIYFLSEEEFNINSPKQLGKILFEKLDLPVIKKTKTGYSTNADVLERLHGKHPVIEKIVYYRQLTKLYSTYIEGLKGVIEQDGKIHSNFNQTVTTTGRLSSTEPNLQNIPIKYEMGKEIRKIFIPDNKDCVILSADYSQIELRVLAHISEDENLINAFINHSDIHTKTASEVFNVPLEEVTPTQRSNAKAVNFGIVYGIGDFSLARNLNISRREAKSYIDAYFEKYPKVKLYMNNIVNQAERDFYVTTILNRRRFIPEIKSSNKIVKALGERFAMNTPIQGSAADIIKIAMVNVYNRLEENNFKSKIILQVHDELVLNVYKDELKNVKDIVKWEMENVFNLKVPLEVDISIGDNWYQVK; translated from the coding sequence ATGTCTCAGGAAAAATTATTGATATTGGATGGACATAGTTTAATGAATAGAGCTTTTTATGCACTGCCTGATTTAACTAATTCAGAGGGAATTCATACAAATGCAATTTATGGATTTGTAAATATGCTGTTAAAAATGAAAAAGGAAATTGAGCCCAGTCATATAGTATGTACTTTTGATAGAAGTGCACCTACCTTTAGACATGATAAATATAGTGAATATAAAGCAGGAAGAAAAAGAATGCCCCCTGAACTGTCAGAGCAGTTTCCTATACTTAAGCAAATATTGGAGCTTTTATCCATAAGTATTTTTGAAATAGATGGATTTGAAGCAGATGATCTTATGGGGACATTATCTGTTTTTGCAGAAAAGAAAGGGATGGAAGTATATATAGTTACAGGAGATAGGGATGCCCTCCAGCTGGCTACAGATTCAGTAAAGATTGTCATAACCAAAAAAGGTATAACACAAAAGGAAATATACGATAGAAATAGCATTATAGATAATTATGGAATAACTCCCACAGAATTTATAGATGTAAAAGGGCTTATGGGAGATGCTTCAGATAATATACCAGGAGTGCCTGGTATAGGAGAGAAAACTGCCCTTAAGTTGATAAAAGAGTATAAAAGCATAGAAAACGTACTTCAGAATATAGATAACATTAAAGGAAAAAAAGTTCAAGAAAATTTAAAAAATTATATGAAACAGGCTGTATTTAGTAAAAAACTTGCTACTATTGTCACAGATGTTCCTATAGAAATGGATTTACAATCTATTGAATCCAAAGAACAGTATAATGCTGAAGGCTTAAGAAAATTATTTGAAAAACTTCAGTTTAAATCCTTAATAGATAAAATACCTAAAGTGGAGGAACAGGATAAAATAGAAGTGGAAAGCTTTCAAGTAGAATGTGATATTATAGATAATTTAAATAAATTTCATAATTTTATAGATTCTTTACAGTCTAATGATGCAAGAGATAATTTGCTTTACATTAATTTTAAAGTTATAAATGAAAATAGTTATTCTAAAAACTATATAGATGAAATATTTGTAAATATAGGAGAAAAAAATTTTGAAATACACATAAAAAAAATATATGATGAAAATAAAATTAAAACAGTGGAAACAGCTAAAATGTTGTTTGAAAATCCTAGCTTAAGTAAAGTGAGTTATGATGTAAAAGTACCTTGCAGTATATTGCATAAAATAGGAATAAAGCTTTTAGGCATAGAATTTGATATAAAGATAGCAGCTTATTTAATGGATCCGGCTAGAACCAACTATGAACTACCAGATATTATTAAGGAGTATCTGGGTATAGAAATCTCTAAGGAAATGGAAGATTGTTTTATAAAAGAAACCTTGTTGTTTAACAGATTATACTCTATTTTAAAAGAGAAAATATCAGATTCTTCTATGGATAAACTGTTGTATGAAGTAGAACAGCCACTTACTTTTGTACTGGCATCTATGGAATGTGAAGGATTTAAGGTAGATAAGAATAAGTTAACTGAGATGGAGGAAAAATTTAAAATAGAAATAGATAGGATACAAAAGGAAATATATTTTCTCTCTGAGGAAGAATTTAATATAAATTCTCCAAAGCAGCTTGGTAAAATATTATTTGAAAAGTTGGATTTACCTGTTATAAAAAAGACTAAGACGGGATATTCCACTAACGCAGATGTGTTGGAAAGATTACATGGTAAACATCCTGTAATTGAAAAAATAGTTTATTATAGACAACTTACTAAATTATATTCTACGTATATTGAAGGATTAAAAGGAGTAATAGAGCAAGATGGTAAAATTCATTCAAATTTTAATCAAACTGTAACTACTACAGGAAGACTTTCAAGCACCGAGCCTAATCTTCAAAATATACCTATAAAATATGAGATGGGAAAAGAAATAAGAAAAATATTTATACCGGATAATAAAGATTGTGTTATACTTTCTGCAGATTATTCACAAATAGAACTTAGGGTACTGGCTCATATATCAGAAGATGAAAATTTAATAAATGCATTTATAAATCATAGTGATATTCATACTAAAACTGCATCAGAGGTGTTTAATGTGCCTTTAGAGGAAGTTACACCTACACAGAGAAGCAATGCAAAGGCTGTAAATTTCGGCATAGTATACGGTATTGGGGATTTTAGTTTGGCCAGAAATTTAAATATATCAAGAAGGGAAGCAAAATCTTATATAGATGCTTATTTTGAGAAATATCCTAAGGTAAAGCTATATATGAATAATATAGTAAATCAGGCTGAAAGGGATTTTTATGTTACCACAATTCTAAATAGAAGAAGATTTATACCAGAAATAAAATCTTCTAATAAAATAGTGAAAGCTCTAGGGGAAAGATTTGCCATGAATACCCCTATTCAAGGAAGTGCAGCGGATATTATAAAAATAGCCATGGTAAATGTTTATAATAGGTTGGAAGAGAATAATTTTAAAAGTAAAATAATACTTCAAGTTCACGATGAACTGGTTTTAAATGTGTATAAAGATGAATTAAAGAATGTAAAGGACATCGTAAAATGGGAAATGGAAAATGTGTTTAATCTAAAAGTTCCTCTTGAAGTGGATATAAGTATAGGAGATAATTGGTATCAGGTTAAATAA
- a CDS encoding DUF116 domain-containing protein encodes MKNYITYNLRDKLKDSDEYYKFIPDFSEQVLQKIKIKANNIIDDFRAYIIDFNIEQLRSREEYQLEVLIIGVLWNVYSEKSLDLPKIPCKTLSLLSIMRQRSWIFKKCIDNIRGKMAYRYLLNREIHKDRIYNTVYIESDFQKLIIWLKSTGEFKFQVRRMEIWNSFFKHNNKEYVLNAGKLIVEIADWFEKESMESLGRYTLNVKSFLNNEYKFYGTREDNIFCGRREVEYHLNMVGAEILNKAFRKTFLKTNDKKVLLPACMCLKPYGVCRRKKSDEGFVCMNCSENCKVNMLDRIGKKYNFKVYIVPHESNAFSNKKHIRYGDVGIVGIACVLNLIEGGLKARNLNLVPQCVILDYCGCKNHWHKSGIQTDINYRKLFEILQIPNSTLGKNNSRE; translated from the coding sequence ATGAAAAATTATATAACTTATAATCTTAGAGATAAATTAAAAGATTCTGATGAGTATTATAAATTTATACCTGATTTTTCAGAACAGGTGTTACAAAAAATCAAAATTAAAGCAAATAATATAATAGACGATTTTAGGGCATATATTATAGATTTTAATATAGAACAATTGAGAAGTAGGGAAGAATATCAACTAGAAGTCTTGATCATAGGAGTTTTGTGGAATGTGTATTCAGAAAAATCTTTAGATTTACCTAAAATACCTTGTAAAACTTTATCTTTACTTTCAATTATGAGACAACGCTCCTGGATTTTTAAAAAGTGTATAGATAACATAAGAGGAAAAATGGCATATAGATATCTTTTAAACAGAGAGATTCATAAAGATAGGATTTATAATACAGTATATATAGAAAGTGACTTTCAAAAATTGATAATATGGCTTAAATCTACAGGAGAATTTAAATTTCAAGTTAGAAGAATGGAGATATGGAATTCATTTTTTAAGCATAATAATAAGGAATATGTACTTAATGCAGGTAAACTTATTGTTGAAATAGCAGATTGGTTCGAGAAAGAATCTATGGAAAGTCTCGGAAGGTATACTTTGAATGTAAAAAGTTTTTTAAACAATGAATATAAGTTTTATGGAACAAGAGAAGATAATATTTTTTGTGGGCGAAGAGAAGTTGAATATCATCTCAATATGGTGGGAGCAGAAATTTTAAATAAGGCTTTTAGAAAGACATTCTTAAAAACAAATGATAAAAAAGTGCTTCTTCCTGCATGTATGTGTTTAAAACCTTATGGAGTATGCAGAAGAAAAAAATCAGATGAAGGTTTTGTATGTATGAACTGCTCTGAAAACTGTAAAGTTAATATGTTGGATAGAATAGGGAAAAAGTATAATTTTAAAGTTTATATAGTTCCTCATGAAAGTAATGCTTTTTCTAATAAAAAACATATAAGATATGGAGATGTAGGTATTGTAGGTATTGCCTGTGTGTTGAATTTAATAGAAGGAGGATTAAAGGCAAGAAATTTGAATTTGGTACCTCAATGTGTTATTCTTGATTATTGTGGATGTAAAAATCACTGGCATAAAAGTGGTATTCAAACAGATATAAATTATAGAAAACTGTTTGAAATTTTACAAATCCCGAATAGTACATTGGGGAAAAATAACAGTAGAGAGTAA
- a CDS encoding cell wall hydrolase gives MNFKKIRTLLFALTFSMLSFTQVYAANYTVKSGDSLFKISILFKTDVDTIIKNNNLKGSEIYPNQVLYVDSKTYTVKPSDTLYLIAKKYGISLSTLIAANSNVDKYIYPSEVLNIPAGRIFKSTSSLDPIVPYSESDLDLLARLVTAEAEGEVYKAKVAVAAVVLNRVQSSKFPSTIKDVIYEVSGGYYQFTPVYNGWINKSASEDSKNAAYEALYGSDPTNGALYYFDDSTTNTWLWSKPIALRVGKMVFVY, from the coding sequence ATGAATTTCAAAAAAATCAGAACACTACTATTTGCATTAACTTTTTCTATGTTGTCTTTTACACAGGTATATGCTGCTAATTATACAGTAAAGTCAGGAGATTCTCTATTTAAAATAAGTATACTATTTAAAACCGACGTAGACACCATTATAAAAAATAATAATCTAAAAGGCAGCGAGATATATCCAAATCAAGTTTTATATGTGGATTCTAAAACATATACTGTAAAACCTTCAGATACCCTTTATTTAATAGCAAAAAAATACGGCATATCTCTTAGCACACTAATTGCGGCTAACAGCAATGTGGACAAGTATATTTATCCAAGTGAAGTATTAAACATACCTGCAGGCCGAATTTTTAAAAGTACAAGCTCCTTAGATCCTATAGTACCCTACAGTGAAAGTGACTTAGATTTACTGGCCAGATTGGTAACTGCTGAAGCTGAAGGAGAAGTTTACAAGGCCAAAGTAGCTGTAGCTGCTGTAGTATTAAACAGAGTTCAAAGTTCAAAATTTCCATCTACTATAAAAGATGTAATATATGAAGTATCGGGAGGTTATTATCAATTTACTCCTGTATATAATGGCTGGATAAACAAGTCCGCTTCCGAAGATTCAAAAAATGCTGCTTATGAAGCACTCTATGGTTCCGATCCAACAAATGGTGCATTATATTACTTTGATGATAGTACAACAAATACCTGGCTCTGGTCAAAACCCATTGCTTTAAGAGTTGGTAAAATGGTATTTGTATATTAG
- a CDS encoding methionine ABC transporter permease → MSFSEIFKQVLFPAVGETFYMVIVSTVFAVIIGFIPAVLLIITQPGGLRPNKAVYKVLDVVVNLLRSFPFIILMIAIFPFTKFIVGKAIGTTAAIVPLTIAAAPFAARVIESSFKEVDPGVIEASKSFGASNTQIIFKVMLKEALPSIVLGITLTVISVVGYSAMAGTVGGGGLGNVAVNYGYYRFQTDIMVYTVIILVIIVQLLQTIGDIIYKKLNR, encoded by the coding sequence ATGAGTTTTAGTGAAATATTTAAGCAGGTACTATTTCCTGCTGTAGGAGAAACATTTTATATGGTAATAGTTTCTACAGTATTTGCCGTAATTATAGGGTTTATACCTGCAGTTTTATTAATAATAACGCAGCCAGGGGGGCTTAGACCTAATAAAGCAGTTTATAAAGTTTTAGATGTAGTGGTAAATTTGCTTAGATCCTTTCCATTTATAATACTTATGATAGCCATCTTTCCTTTTACAAAGTTTATAGTGGGAAAAGCTATAGGTACTACAGCAGCGATAGTTCCACTTACTATAGCTGCAGCACCTTTTGCAGCAAGGGTAATTGAATCCTCTTTTAAAGAAGTGGATCCTGGAGTAATAGAGGCATCTAAATCTTTTGGGGCAAGTAATACTCAGATAATATTTAAAGTTATGCTAAAAGAAGCTCTTCCATCTATAGTACTTGGAATAACACTTACAGTTATAAGTGTAGTAGGATATTCTGCTATGGCAGGTACAGTAGGGGGAGGTGGACTTGGAAATGTAGCGGTAAATTACGGATACTACAGATTCCAGACTGACATAATGGTATATACAGTAATAATACTTGTAATAATTGTCCAACTGCTTCAAACTATTGGAGATATAATATATAAAAAACTTAATAGATAA
- a CDS encoding methionine ABC transporter ATP-binding protein — protein sequence MININNVGKSFDNKVVIKNINLNIKKGEIFGIVGQSGAGKSTLLRCLNGLETYDTGSIKIMDKEVKDLKGKEIRVFRKNLGMIFQNFNLLNRKSVYDNISLPLEVWGYDKKKIKARVGELLKLVALEDKAESMPRQLSGGQKQRVAIARALALNPSILLCDEATSALDPNTTKSILELLKKINKEFELTIVVVTHQMEVIKEICNKVAIIDSGEIKVEGDVEEVFLRPGEYLKKLLGSENLLPEKGMNIRIFFPKEISQDNLITSMAIDLNIKFSIVWGKLERFRDNVLGSLVININQEDKEQICNYLSSKNVTWEVE from the coding sequence TTGATAAATATTAATAATGTTGGTAAGAGTTTTGATAATAAAGTTGTAATTAAAAATATAAACCTTAATATAAAAAAAGGTGAAATATTTGGAATAGTAGGACAGAGCGGAGCGGGGAAATCTACACTGCTCAGATGTTTAAATGGCCTTGAAACCTATGATACTGGAAGTATAAAGATAATGGACAAAGAGGTAAAAGATTTAAAAGGAAAAGAAATAAGAGTTTTTAGGAAAAATTTAGGTATGATATTTCAAAATTTCAATTTACTAAATAGGAAAAGTGTATATGATAATATATCACTTCCTCTGGAGGTATGGGGATATGATAAAAAGAAAATAAAAGCTAGAGTAGGGGAATTATTAAAATTAGTAGCACTTGAGGATAAGGCCGAGAGCATGCCAAGGCAATTAAGTGGAGGGCAAAAACAAAGAGTGGCTATTGCAAGAGCACTTGCTTTAAATCCCAGTATATTACTCTGCGATGAAGCTACTTCAGCCTTAGATCCTAATACTACCAAATCTATACTTGAACTCTTAAAGAAAATAAATAAGGAATTTGAACTAACCATAGTAGTAGTAACACATCAAATGGAAGTGATAAAAGAAATATGTAACAAGGTGGCAATTATTGACAGCGGGGAGATAAAGGTAGAAGGAGATGTGGAAGAAGTATTCCTAAGGCCAGGCGAATATTTGAAAAAATTGTTGGGAAGTGAAAATTTATTGCCGGAAAAAGGAATGAACATAAGAATATTTTTCCCAAAGGAAATAAGTCAGGATAATTTAATAACTTCTATGGCTATAGATTTAAATATAAAATTTTCCATAGTATGGGGAAAACTTGAGAGATTTCGAGATAATGTACTGGGAAGCCTAGTGATAAATATAAACCAAGAAGATAAGGAACAAATATGTAATTATCTTTCTTCAAAAAATGTAACATGGGAGGTGGAATAG
- a CDS encoding glycosyltransferase, producing the protein MSLSLCMIVKNEENVLDRCLESVKHFVDEIIIVDTGSTDSTVQIAKKYGARIFYYKWDGSFSNARNCSLEKATKKWILIMDADDEFEKEDTDKLLGLINNEDNNTNVYFLQTLSYSGKRPIHNDVTMNLNIRLIRNKEGYKFVGNIHEQIIPSPKHMNNPQAVKIGNVRFYHYGYLNEVIDAKNKRNRNMDLIQKELDKKPDSSFMLFNMGNEYYAMAQYEKALKYYMRSYENFVPQEGFSSKLILRLVSCNQILRNFEEEYKFINKGLEYYPNFTELEFMRGNTLVGQGKYLEAINSLNKCIEMGESPIEIRELIGVGSYRTYYTLCNVYFDLRDYDKALYYCDKTLKVNPKYIKAFSKFPQIMGIKKFSIGEMKSKLDSYLDVNTDEEVYLFLSDVFYSQNRFGISYDYAEKAEKVCKDNYYTSKIYYYKGVCLFYQKKFNEAYESFQKITEYDFIDKAFYYSMLCITFGNNISTKNLLVDNSKGIHNDRKYLVYMKFEDLLEEKKCTPLAEDKESSTEFSEAIFNLLAILLKINYFDEFEKGLQLLNLIEDDNVLLYLAKLYYKNGYMNLAYDEFLRTIKIYDKIDVEGLEMMKQSLQFKLKL; encoded by the coding sequence GTGTCCTTAAGTTTATGCATGATAGTTAAAAACGAAGAAAATGTACTGGATAGATGTCTTGAAAGTGTGAAACATTTTGTAGATGAAATTATAATTGTAGATACAGGCTCTACAGATTCTACAGTGCAAATTGCAAAAAAATATGGTGCCAGAATTTTTTATTATAAATGGGATGGAAGCTTTAGCAATGCTAGAAATTGTTCTCTGGAGAAAGCCACCAAGAAATGGATTCTTATAATGGATGCAGATGATGAGTTCGAAAAAGAAGATACGGACAAACTACTTGGACTAATTAATAATGAAGATAATAACACCAATGTATACTTTCTACAGACCTTGAGTTATTCTGGAAAAAGGCCTATCCATAATGATGTTACCATGAATTTAAATATAAGACTTATAAGAAATAAAGAGGGATATAAATTTGTAGGTAATATACATGAACAGATAATACCTTCACCAAAGCATATGAATAATCCACAGGCAGTAAAAATTGGAAATGTAAGATTTTATCATTATGGATATTTAAATGAAGTTATAGATGCTAAAAACAAGAGAAATAGGAATATGGATTTAATACAAAAAGAACTGGATAAAAAACCTGATAGCTCTTTTATGTTATTTAATATGGGAAATGAATACTATGCTATGGCACAGTATGAAAAGGCATTAAAGTATTATATGAGAAGTTATGAAAATTTCGTCCCTCAGGAGGGGTTCAGTTCTAAGCTTATATTAAGACTGGTATCTTGCAATCAAATATTGAGAAATTTTGAAGAAGAGTATAAATTTATTAATAAAGGATTAGAATATTACCCTAATTTTACGGAATTAGAATTTATGAGAGGAAATACTTTAGTAGGTCAGGGCAAATATTTAGAAGCCATAAACTCACTTAATAAATGTATTGAAATGGGTGAATCTCCAATCGAAATAAGAGAATTAATTGGAGTAGGATCTTATAGAACTTATTATACACTATGCAATGTATACTTTGATCTTAGAGATTATGATAAGGCTTTATATTATTGTGATAAAACATTAAAAGTAAATCCTAAATATATTAAAGCATTTTCTAAATTTCCCCAAATAATGGGCATTAAAAAATTTTCTATAGGTGAAATGAAATCCAAGCTTGACAGCTATCTTGACGTAAATACAGATGAAGAGGTGTATTTGTTTTTATCGGATGTATTTTACAGCCAAAATAGATTTGGTATATCCTATGATTATGCTGAAAAAGCGGAGAAAGTGTGTAAAGATAATTATTATACATCTAAAATATACTATTATAAAGGAGTTTGTTTATTTTATCAGAAAAAGTTTAATGAGGCTTATGAATCATTTCAGAAGATTACAGAATATGATTTTATCGATAAAGCTTTTTATTATAGTATGCTTTGCATTACATTTGGAAATAATATTTCAACTAAAAATCTATTAGTTGATAATTCCAAAGGTATTCATAACGATAGAAAGTATTTAGTATATATGAAATTTGAGGATTTACTTGAAGAAAAGAAGTGTACACCTCTGGCTGAAGATAAAGAATCTTCCACAGAATTTTCAGAAGCTATATTTAATTTGTTGGCTATATTATTAAAAATAAATTATTTTGATGAATTTGAGAAAGGACTTCAGCTGTTAAATTTAATTGAAGATGACAATGTACTTTTGTATCTTGCAAAATTGTATTATAAAAATGGATATATGAATCTGGCTTATGATGAATTTTTAAGAACTATAAAAATATATGATAAAATTGATGTGGAAGGACTCGAAATGATGAAACAATCATTGCAATTTAAGTTGAAGCTGTGA